Proteins encoded by one window of Mus musculus strain C57BL/6J chromosome 10, GRCm38.p6 C57BL/6J:
- the 2310011J03Rik gene encoding UPF0449 protein C19orf25 homolog yields the protein MNSKAKKRVVLPTRPAPPTVEQILEDVRGAPAQDPVFTALAPEDPPDPSPRAEDSEIQQEQIYQQSRAYVAMNERLRQAGEALRQKFDGLRQAGQRLEQDISQVTSATS from the exons ATGAACTCCAAGGCGAAGAAACGCGTGGTACTGCCCACTCGCCCCGCGCCTCCCACGGTGGAGCAGATCCTGGAGGACGTGCGAGGGGCACCCGCTCAAGATCCTGTTTTCACTGCCCTGGCCCCGGAAG ACCCCCCAGACCCATCCCCAAGGGCTGAGGACTCTGAGATCCAGCAGGAGCAGATCTACCAACAGAGCCGGGCCTACGTGGCTATGAATGAGAGGCTGCGGCAGGCGGGGGAAGCTCTGAGACAGAAGTTCGATGGCCTTCGGCAAGCTGGTCAGCGGCTGGAACAGGATATCAGCCAGGTGACTTCAGCCACCTCCTAG
- the Pcsk4 gene encoding proprotein convertase subtilisin/kexin type 4 isoform X11 yields MALRKTTRTSGLIMTLWPAMTSTTMTQTPSLATHPTMRTDMERAVLGRCLPQLTTVSVVPVWPSMLELEVTTDLHHQCTDKHTGTSASAPLAAGMIALALEANPLLTWRDLQHLVVRASRPAQLQAEDWRINGVGRQGAVGPGRGSGCGALRASDRYPSRAVSHHYGYGLLDAGLLVDLARVWLPTKPQKKCAIRVVHTPTPILPRMLVPKNVTACSDGSRRRLIRSLEHVQVQLSLSYSRRGDLEIFLTSPMGTRSTLVAIRPLDISGQGYNNWIFMSTHYWDEDPQGLWTLGLENKGYYFNTGTLYYYTLLLYGTAEDMTARPQAPQVTSRARACVQRDTEGLCQESHSPLSILAGLCLISSQQWWWLYSHPQQPVTEGQASCHPPVTPAAAA; encoded by the exons ATGGCATTGAGAAAGACCACCCGGACCTCTGGGCTAATTAT GACCCTCTGGCCAGCTATGACTTCAACGACTATGACCCAGACCCCCAGCCTCGCTACACACCCAACGATGAGAACCG ACATGGAACGCGCTGTGCTGGGGAGGTGTCTGCCACAGCTAACAACGGTTTCTGTGGTGCCGGTGTGGCCTTCAATGCTAGAATTGGAG GTCACCACGGACCTGCACCACCAGTGCACCGACAAGCACACGGGCACCTCGGCATCTGCCCCGCTGGCTGCTGGCATGATCGCCCTGGCCCTGGAGGCCAA CCCGCTCCTGACCTGGAGGGACCTACAGCACCTGGTGGTCCGCGCGTCCAGGCCGGCGCAGCTGCAGGCGGAGGACTGGAGGATCAACGGCGTGGGGCGCCAAGGTGCGGTGGGGCCAGGCAGGGGAAGCGGGTGTGGTGCACTCAGGGCCAGTGACCGCTACCCCTCCCGCGCAGTGAGCCACCATTATGGCTATGGGCTGCTGGACGCGGGGTTGCTGGTGGACCTGGCTCGCGTGTGGCTGCCCACTAAGCCTCAGAAGAAATGTGCCATTCGGGTGGTGCACACCCCCAC CCCCATCCTGCCTCGGATGCTGGTGCCGAAGAACGTGACCGCGTGCTCAGATGGCTCGCGCCGCCGCCTCATCCGCTCGCTCGAGCACGTGCAGGTCCAGCTTTCGCTCTCCTACAGCCGCCGCGGGGACCTGGAGATCTTCCTCACCAGCCCCATGGGCACGCGCTCCACGCTCGTGGCCATCAG ACCGTTGGATATCAGCGGCCAAGGCTACAACAACTGGATCTTCATGTCCACTCACTACTGGGATGAGGACCCGCAGGGCCTGTGGACCCTGGGCCTGGAGAATAAGGGCTACTATTTTAACACAG GAACTCTGTACTACTACACCCTGCTGCTGTATGGGACGGCCGAGGACATGACAGCACGGCCCCAGGCCCCCCAGGTGACCAgccgcgcgcgcgcatgtgtgcagAGGGACACAGAGGGGCTGTGCCAGG AAAGTCACAGTCCCCTCTCCATCCTGGCAGGACTCTGCCTCATCTCCAGCCAGCAGTGGTGGTGGCTCTACAGCCACCCACAGCAGCCAGTGACCGAAGGACAGGCCAGCTGTCACCCTCCTGTTACACCTGCTGCAGCAGCCTGA